A section of the Drosophila sechellia strain sech25 chromosome 3L, ASM438219v1, whole genome shotgun sequence genome encodes:
- the LOC6605618 gene encoding uncharacterized protein LOC6605618, which yields MKYFVICVLAAIVLFQAASGFKRRVIYVVPATTTTTTAAPLNATATEAPEVAYKVVFCSWKNNWCRPASKTVNNCKWGICKFNG from the coding sequence ATGAAGTACTTTGTGATCTGTGTTTTAGCTGCAATCGTTCTTTTCCAGGCGGCATCGGGATTCAAGCGGCGAGTGATCTATGTGGTACCAGCCACCACAACGACCACAACGGCAGCACCATTGAACGCCACGGCGACCGAAGCTCCTGAGGTGGCTTACAAGGTGGTCTTCTGTTCCTGGAAGAACAACTGGTGTCGTCCCGCCTCGAAAACCGTGAACAATTGCAAGTGGGGCATCTGCAAGTTCAATGGATAA